In a single window of the Hippoglossus hippoglossus isolate fHipHip1 chromosome 7, fHipHip1.pri, whole genome shotgun sequence genome:
- the apobec2b gene encoding C->U-editing enzyme APOBEC-2b isoform X1 has protein sequence MADRNSRLSAKKKEKKVENKTNDEKDKGHGKEKSVKRPEKVVKKPENTPQQPENTPEQPKTEEEKRNGESAGASGAEVANSEEKPEFQPIELPPFEIVTGEQMSQFYFKFQFRNVEYSSGRNKTLLCFRVDTAGGSVEPLKGYMEDEHATAHSEEAFFQQVLPNASQEYDVTWYVSSSPCLACAAKLASILQQRKKLRLCIFCSRLFEWEQPEIVEGLRALVSAGCKLRMMKPSDFVHVWETYVDKDEESFTPWEDCQENYEYYVDKLADILK, from the exons ATGGCTGACAGAAACAGCCGGTTAAGTGctaagaagaaagagaagaaggtggaaaacaaaaccaacGATGAGAAGGATAAAGGACATGGGAAGGAAAAAAGTGTGAAAAGGCCTGAGAAAGTTGTGAAGAAGCCGGAGAACACCCCCCAGCAGCCGGAGAACACCCCCGAGCAGCCGAAGacggaagaagagaagaggaatggGGAAAGCGCAGGGGCCTCAGGAGCCGAGGTGGCCAACAGTGAGGAAAAACCAGAGTTTCAGCCCATAGAGCTGCCGCCGTTTGAGATTGTCACAGG GGAGCAGATGAGCCAGTTTTACTTCAAGTTTCAGTTCAGGAACGTGGAGTACTCATCAGGGAGGAACAAAACCCTCCTGTGCTTCAGAGTggacacagcaggaggcagcgtGGAGCCACTGAAAGGTTATATGGAGGATGAACATGCCACGGCTCATTCTGAAGAAGCCTTCTTTCAGCAG GTGCTCCCTAACGCTTCACAGGAGTATGATGTTACATGGTATGTATCATCCAGTCCCTGCTTGGCTTGTGCAGCTAAGCTGGCCAGCATCCTTCAGCAGCGCAAAAAGCTGCGCCTCTGCATATTCTGCTCCCGTCTCTTTGAGTGGGAGCAGCCTGAGATAGTAGAGGGGCTCCGAGCTCTGGTGAGCGCTGGCTGCAAACTGCGGATGATGAAGCCGTCCGACTTTGTGCACGTTTGGGAGACGTACGTGGACAAAGATGAGGAGAGCTTTACACCCTGGGAGGACTGTCAGGAGAACTATGAGTACTATGTGGACAAACTGGCTGACATCCTCAAGTAG
- the apobec2b gene encoding C->U-editing enzyme APOBEC-2b isoform X2, translating to MADRNSRLSAKKDKGHGKEKSVKRPEKVVKKPENTPQQPENTPEQPKTEEEKRNGESAGASGAEVANSEEKPEFQPIELPPFEIVTGEQMSQFYFKFQFRNVEYSSGRNKTLLCFRVDTAGGSVEPLKGYMEDEHATAHSEEAFFQQVLPNASQEYDVTWYVSSSPCLACAAKLASILQQRKKLRLCIFCSRLFEWEQPEIVEGLRALVSAGCKLRMMKPSDFVHVWETYVDKDEESFTPWEDCQENYEYYVDKLADILK from the exons ATGGCTGACAGAAACAGCCGGTTAAGTGcta AGAAGGATAAAGGACATGGGAAGGAAAAAAGTGTGAAAAGGCCTGAGAAAGTTGTGAAGAAGCCGGAGAACACCCCCCAGCAGCCGGAGAACACCCCCGAGCAGCCGAAGacggaagaagagaagaggaatggGGAAAGCGCAGGGGCCTCAGGAGCCGAGGTGGCCAACAGTGAGGAAAAACCAGAGTTTCAGCCCATAGAGCTGCCGCCGTTTGAGATTGTCACAGG GGAGCAGATGAGCCAGTTTTACTTCAAGTTTCAGTTCAGGAACGTGGAGTACTCATCAGGGAGGAACAAAACCCTCCTGTGCTTCAGAGTggacacagcaggaggcagcgtGGAGCCACTGAAAGGTTATATGGAGGATGAACATGCCACGGCTCATTCTGAAGAAGCCTTCTTTCAGCAG GTGCTCCCTAACGCTTCACAGGAGTATGATGTTACATGGTATGTATCATCCAGTCCCTGCTTGGCTTGTGCAGCTAAGCTGGCCAGCATCCTTCAGCAGCGCAAAAAGCTGCGCCTCTGCATATTCTGCTCCCGTCTCTTTGAGTGGGAGCAGCCTGAGATAGTAGAGGGGCTCCGAGCTCTGGTGAGCGCTGGCTGCAAACTGCGGATGATGAAGCCGTCCGACTTTGTGCACGTTTGGGAGACGTACGTGGACAAAGATGAGGAGAGCTTTACACCCTGGGAGGACTGTCAGGAGAACTATGAGTACTATGTGGACAAACTGGCTGACATCCTCAAGTAG
- the LOC117764983 gene encoding carcinoembryonic antigen-related cell adhesion molecule 5 → MTRLRNTASARAAQWKMWLIRVFLVMYSTAVCGAQNVQDVTTTPFSLTSFEPTSMEASTVSVPEPPVPSLQLQSGWLDVFPSEKVELRCNISGSSDWKIVWHKDGQEQDADPNLSFSADRSILTITAAAQMYSGSYSCKGQHTSNSLKVTVYQNKPKATLSQRPNLNKMFPGESVNFTCLVDVASEWEYQWYHNGNKIQAQDTYTIPSVDHSNSGEYYCKAKRGKGQFYTEPSETTSVLVSDPPTPLLLSPRLDVFKDELVAFVCDVGDVGDPDWMYSWYKNLQKIPDEDESSLNITSVTQTDQGDYACKAHLEDRRVTSGYSNTATVKVYENTPEPTLSQVPDFTPMYVGETVNFTCTVNMSSGWKYQWYENGQNIPSATGKTYSFPLSLSDGGNYSCKATRGETTSTSQSAEIQLSVHEIPVPHLENMTQWLDVFPTESVKLSCGMQRGSGWTYTWYKAGEKVKPYDAVSFDPDGSTLSISSASAKHEGPYKCRGHLQDRSISSQTSSKLTLTVYAKTPSVVLTQDPEYKVMFPGESVSFSCHFNVSSGWGFLYYKNHNQLNHAGIKYSINSTGPSDGGSYTCQVKRGRDQVLSSNPSQAILLDVKEEHPKPVMTQEPKADKVYVGESVSLDCKVEISSGWEYLWNKDGVALPHKSRTFKIHNASSSDSGSYECTAKREKSTYQTQHSKRQSLQISEIPVPQLKQMTQWLDVFPSESVKLSCGMAEGISDWTYTWYKDVQKVQADDTVSFDSDARTLSISSAAAKHAGRYSCSGKLKSRPVNSISSSGLTLSVYDTKPRVTLMQKPEYDVMHTLDSVSFSCHINVSSGWEYLWYKDGTPLPLQSGHNYNISSVVTKNTGSYTCQVKRGVVEILQSNQSPAVKLKILERPKANILLLTGWSEVFATDILVLRCEVQASNDKWNYTWFREGNPIDLLTSEKHFVTPQNDPKQSLYTCQGNRNGQPSYSKPSDSFKTKNLLLKRRVLLSISGCLFFGLIAVLLGCIVLRFIRKPAVDDDKPEEENLFLTMAQLKDRSDAPDPMVEYITDEGLNALPKEADENGTLPITTEEGEALTTESVDTEENKGGLVSFKQ, encoded by the exons ATGACTCGACTCAGAAACACGGCCTCTGCAAGAGCAGCTCAATGGAAAATGTGGCTCATCAGGGTCTTCCTTGTCATgt ATTCCACTGCTGTTTGTGGAGCTCAGAATGTCCAAGATG TCACCACCACGCCCTTTTCTCTGACCTCCTTTGAACCGACATCGATGGAAGCTTCGACTGTTTCAG TTCCAGAGCCTCCTGTACCATCCCTGCAGCTGCAGTCCGGCTGGTTGGACGTGTTCCCCTCTGAGAAAGTGGAGTTGAGATGTAACATCAGCGGCAGCTCTGACTGGAAGATCGTCTGGCACAAAGATGGACAGGAACAAGACGCAGACCCaaatctgtctttctctgcagaCAGATCAATCCTCACTATCACTGCCGCTGCACAAATGTATTCTGGAAGTTATTCCTGTAAAGGTCAACACACCAGCAACTCACTTAAGGTCACAGTTTACC AAAACAAGCCCAAAGCAACTCTGAGTCAAAGACCAAACTTAAACAAGATGTTCCCTGGAGAGTCGGTCAACTTCACATGTCTGGTTGATGTGGCCTCTGAATGGGAATACCAGTGGTACCATAATGGAAATAAAATTCAAGCACAGGATACTTATACCATACCTTCTGTAGATCATTCTAACAGTGGAGAATACTACTGCAAAGCCAAAAGAGGCAAAGGCCAGTTCTACACAGAGCCGAGTGAAACAACATCCGTGCTGGTCTCTG ATCCACCTACACCATTGTTGCTGTCTCCAAGGCTGGATGTGTTCAAAGACGAATTAGTGGCGTTCGTTTGCGACGTTGGCGACGTTGGCGACCCTGATTGGATGTACTCCTGGTACAAAAATCTGCAAAAGATCCCGGATGAAGACGAATCGTCTCTCAACATCACCTCGGTCACTCAAACCGATCAAGGAGACTACGCATGCAAAGCTCACCTGGAGGACAGGCGTGTCACCTCTGGATACAGCAACACAGCTACAGTCAAGGTTTATG AAAACACACCTGAACCAACACTGAGCCAGGTCCCTGATTTCACCCCAATGTATGTTGGAGAAACTGTGAACTTCACTTGCACAGTCAACATGTCCTCTGGCTGGAAATATCAGTGGTATGAAAATGGACAGAACATCCCTTCTGCCACCGGCAAAACATACAGCTTCCCTCTTAGTCTTTCTGATGGAGGGAATTACTCGTGCAAGGCCACCAGAGGTGAAACAACATCAACGAGCCAGAGTGCGGAAATACAGCTATCTGTTCATG aaatTCCTGTTCCACATTTGGAGAATATGACCCAGTGGTTGGATGTGTTCCCCACTGAGAGTGTGAAGTTGAGCTGTGGGATGCAGCGCGGCTCTGGCTGGACCTATACCTGGTACAAAGCTGGAGAGAAGGTCAAGCCTTATGATGCTGTGTCTTTTGATCCGGATGGATCTACTCTTTCTATTAGCTCCGCTTCAGCTAAACATGAAGGACCATATAAGTGCAGGGGACACCTCCAGGACAGATCTATCAGCAGCCAAACTAGTTCTAAACTTACTCTCACAGTATATG CTAAGACGCCCAGTGTCGTACTGACACAGGATCCAGAGTACAAGGTGATGTTCCCTGGAGAGTCCGTCTCCTTCAGCTGTCACTTTAATGTCTCCTCTGGATGGGGGTTCCTCTATTACAAAAATCACAATCAACTCAATCACGCTGGAATCAAATATTCAATCAACTCTACCGGGCCCTCAGATGGAGGATCATATACATGCCAAGTAAAAAGAGGCAGGGATCAGGTCTTGTCTAGCAACCCTAGTCAGGCTATACTCCTTGACGTTAAAG agGAACACCCCAAACCTGTGATGACTCAAGAGCCGAAGGCTGACAAAGTGTACGTTGGAGAGTCAGTGTCCTTGGATTGTAAAGTGGAAATCTCGTCTGGTtgggagtatctgtggaacaAAGATGGAGTGGCACTCCCTCACAAGAGTCGTACTTTTAAAATTCATAATGCCAGTTCATCAGACAGCGGGAGTTATGAGTGCACGgccaaaagagaaaaatctacataccaaacacagcacagcaagAGACAATCCTTACAAATATCTG agATTCCTGTCCCCCAGTTGAAGCAAATGACCCAGTGGTTGGATGTGTTCCCCTCTGAGAGCGTGAAGTTGAGCTGTGGGATGGCAGAAGGCATCTCTGACTGGACGTACACCTGGTACAAAGACGTACAGAAGGTCCAGGCTGATGATACTGTGTCTTTTGACTCGGATGCCAGGACTCTCTCAATCAGCTCTGCTGCAGCTAAACATGCAGGACGATATAGTTGCTCAGGAAAGCTCAAGAGCAGACCTGTCAACAGTATCAGCAGCTCTGGACTAACACTCAGTGTTTATG ATACAAAACCCAGAGTCACACTGATGCAGAAACCTGAGTACGACGTGATGCATACTTTGGATTCAGTCTCCTTCAGCTGCCATATTAATGTCTCCTCTGGATGGGAGTACCTGTGGTACAAAGATGGCACTCCACTCCCACTCCAATCTGGACACAACTATAACATCAGCTCTGTTGTGACCAAAAACACTGGGTCATACACATGCCAAGTAAAAAGAGGAGTGGTTGAAATCTTGCAGTCAAACCAGAGTCCGGCTGTAAAACTCAAGATTCTAG aaCGCCCAAAGGCTAATATACTCCTGCTGACAGGCTGGTCCGAGGTGTTTGCCACTGACATCTTGGTGCTCAGGTGTGAGGTGCAGGCAAGCAACGACAAGTGGAACTACACATG GTTCAGAGAGGGAAATCCAATCGATCTGCTGACCTCTGAGAAACATTTCGTCACACCCCAGAACGACCCCAAGCAAAGCCTGTACACCTGCCAGGGCAATCGCAACGGTCAACCATCTTATTCAAAACCCAGTGATTCTTTCAAGACCAAGAACCTTC TTTTGAAGAGGAGGGtgcttctctccatctctggcTGTCTGTTCTTCGGCCTTATCGCTGTTCTCCTGGGATGCATTGTCCTCCGATTCATCCGCAAACCAG CTGTCGATGACGACAAACCCGAAGAAGAAAACCTGTTTCTCACCATGGCGCAGCTAAAGGACCGGAGTG aTGCACCCGATCCCATGGTTGAGTACATCACCGATGAAGGACTGAATGCATTGCCTAAAG AAGCAGATGAGAATGGCACACTACCCATAACCACAGAGGAGGGCGAAG CTTTGACGACTGAGAGCGTTGATACGGAAGAAAACAAAGGTGGTCTGGTGTCCTTCAAACAATGA